One stretch of Vulpes lagopus strain Blue_001 chromosome X, ASM1834538v1, whole genome shotgun sequence DNA includes these proteins:
- the KDM5C gene encoding lysine-specific demethylase 5C isoform X6 has translation MEPGSDDFLPPPECPVFEPSWAEFRDPLGYIAKIRPIAEKSGICKIRPPADWQPPFAVEVDNFRFTPRIQRLNELEAQTRVKLNYLDQIAKFWEIQGSSLKIPNVERRILDLYSLSKPEPTEEDIEKNPELKKLQIYGAGPKMMGLGLMAKDKTLRKKDKEGPECPPTVVVKEESGGDVKVESTSPKTFLESKEELSHSPEPCTKMTMRLRRNHSNAQFIESYVCRMCSRGDEDDKLLLCDGCDDNYHIFCLLPPLPEIPKGVWRCPKCVMAECKRPPEAFGFEQATREYTLQSFGEMADSFKADYFNMPVHMVPTELVEKEFWRLVNSIEEDVTVEYGADIHSKEFGSGFPVSDNKRHLTPEEEEYATSGWNLNVMPVLEQSVLCHINADISGMKVPWLYVGMVFSAFCWHIEDHWSYSINYLHWGEPKTWYGVPSLAAEHLEEVMKKLTPELFDSQPDLLHQLVTLMNPNTLMSHGVPVVRTNQCAGEFVITFPRAYHSGFNQGYNFAEAVNFCTADWLPAGRQCIEHYRRLRRYCVFSHEELICKMAACPEKLDLNLAAAVHKEMFIMVQEERRLRKALLEKGITEAEREAFELLPDDERQCIKCKTTCFLSALACYDCPDGLVCLSHINDLCKCSSSRQYLRYRYTLDELPAMLHKLKVRAESFDTWANKVRVALEVEDGRKRSLEELRALESEARERRFPNSELLQRLKNCLSEAEACVSRALGLVSGQEAGPHRVAGLQMTLAELRAFLDQMNNLPCAMHQIGDVKGILEQVESYQAEAREALASLPSSPGLLQSLLERGQQLGVEVPEAQQLQRQVEQARWLDEVKRTLAPAARRGTLAVMRGLLVAGASVAPSPAVDKARAELQELLTIAERWEEKAHLCLEARQKHPPATLEAIIHEAENIPVHLPNIQALKEALAKARAWIADVDEIQNGDHYPCLDDLEGLVAVGRDLPVGLEELRQLELQVLTAHSWREKASKTFLKKNSCYTLLEVLCPCADAGSDSIKRSRWMEKELGLYKSDTELLGLSAQDLRDPGSVIVAFKEGEQKEKEGILQLRRTNSAKPSPLASSATASSATSVCVCGQVPAGVGALQCDLCQDWFHGRCVSVPRLLSSPRPSPTSSPLLAWWEWDTKFLCPLCMRSRRPRLETILALLVALQRLPVRLPEGEALQCLTERAISWQGRARQALASEDVTALLGRLAELRQRLQAEPRPEEPPTYPPAPASDPLREGSGKDMPKVQGLLENGDSVTSPEKVALGEGSGKRDLELLSSLLPQLTGPALELPEATRAPLEELMLEGDLLEVTLDENHSIWQLLQAGQPPDMERIRTLLELEKAERHGSRARGRALERRRRRKVDRGGEGDDPAREELEPKRVRSSGPEAEEAQEEEELEEETGGEGPPQTLPTTGSPSTQENQNGLEPALATSGPSAPFSTLSPQLHVPCPQQPPQQQL, from the exons GCCGGAGTGCCCGGTGTTCGAGCCTAGCTGGGCCGAGTTCCGAGACCCTTTAGGCTACATCGCGAAAATAAGGCCCATCGCCGAGAAGTCGGGCATTTGCAAGATCCGCCCACCCGCG gactgGCAGCCACCCTTTGCTGTAGAAGTGGACAACTTCAGGTTTACACCCCGAATCCAGAGGCTGAATGAACTAGAG GCCCAAACAAGAGTGAAGCTGAACTACTTGGACCAGATTGCCAAATTCTGGGAAATCCAGGGCTCCTCCTTAAAGATTCCCAATGTAGAACGGCGGATCTTGGACCTCTACAGCCTCAGCAAA CCGGAACCCACGGAGGAAGACATTGAAAAGAATCCAGAGCTGAAGAAGCTGCAGATCTATGGGGCAGGCCCCAAGATGATGGGCCTGGGCCTCATGGCCAAGGATAAGACATTGCGGAAGAAAG ATAAGGAAGGGCCTGAGTGTCCCCCCACCGTAGTGGTGAAGGAGGAGTCAGGCGGGGATGTGAAGGTGGAGTCAACCTCACCTAAGACCTTCCTGGAGAGCAAGGAGGAGCTGAGTCACAGCCCAGAGCCGTGCACCAAGATGACCATGAGACTACGGAGGAACCACAGCAATGCCCAGTTT ATCGAGTCATACGTGTGCCGGATGTGTTCCCGAGGAGATGAGGATGACAAGCTTCTGCTGTGTGATGGCTGTGATGACAACTACCACATCTTCTGCCTGCTGCCTCCTCTGCCTGAGATTCCCAAGGGTGTCTGGCGGTGCCCAAAGTGTGTCATGGCG GAGTGTAAGCGCCCCCCTGAAGCCTTTGGCTTTGAGCAGGCTACCCGGGAATACACTCTGCAGAGCTTTGGCGAGATGGCTGACTCCTTTAAAGCCGATTACTTCAACATGCCTGTGCAC ATGGTGCCTACAGAACTCGTGGAGAAGGAGTTCTGGCGGCTGGTGAACAGCATTGAAGAAGATGTGACCGTCGAGTATGGGGCTGACATCCATTCCAAAGAATTTGGCAGCGGTTTCCCCGTCAGTGATAATAAGCGGCACCTAACTCCAGAGGAGGAG GAGTATGCTACCAGTGGTTGGAACCTGAATGTGATGCCAGTGTTGGAGCAGTCTGTACTGTGCCACATCAATGCGGATATTTCTGGCATGAAGGTGCCCTGGCTGTATGTGGGCATGGTCTTTTCAGCCTTTTGCTGGCATATTGAGGATCACTGGAGTTACTCCATTAACTACCTCCATTG GGGTGAGCCGAAGACCTGGTATGGGGTACCCTCACTTGCAGCAGAACATTTGGAAGAGGTGATGAAGAAGCTGACACCTGAGCTCTTTGATAGCCAGCCTGACCTCCTGCACCAACTTGTCACCCTCATGAATCCCAACACCCTCATGTCCCATGGTGTGCCG GTTGTCCGCACAAACCAGTGTGCAGGAGAATTCGTCATTACCTTCCCTCGTGCTTACCACAGCGGCTTCAACCAAGGTTACAACTTTGCAGAGGCTGTCAACTTTTGCACTGCTGACTGG TTGCCAGCTGGTCGCCAGTGCATTGAGCACTACCGCCGACTCCGAAGATACTGTGTCTTCTCCCACGAGGAGCTCATCTGTAAGATGGCCGCCTGCCCAGAGAAGCTGGACCTGAACCTGGCAGCAGCTGTGCATAAGGAGATGTTCATCATGGTGCAAGAGGAGCGGCGTCTACGAAAGGCTCTGCTTGAGAAG GGCATCACGGAAGCTGAGCGAGAGGCTTTCGAGCTGCTCCCAGATGATGAGCGCCAGTGCATCAAGTGCAAGACCACGTGCTTCCTGTCAGCCCTGGCCTGCTATGACTGCCCAGACGGCCTTGTCTGCCTTTCCCACATCAATGACCTCTGCAAGTGCTCCAGTAGCCGGCAGTACCTGcg GTATCGATACACCTTGGATGAGCTCCCTGCCATGCTGCATAAGCTGAAGGTTCGAGCCGAGTCCTTTGACACCTGGGCCAATAAAGTTCGAGTGGCCCTGGAGGTGGAGGATGGGCGGAAGCGCA GCCTTGAAGAGCTGAGGGCACTAGAGTCTGAGGCCCGTGAGCGGCGGTTTCCTAACAGCGAGCTGTTGCAACGACTAAAGAACTGCCTGAGCGAGGCGGAGGCTTGTGTGTCCCGGGCTCTGGGACTAGTCAGCGGCCAGGAGGCTGG CCCCCATAGGGTGGCTGGTCTACAGATGACCCTGGCTGAGCTCCGGGCCTTTCTGGACCAGATGAACAACCTGCCTTGTGCCATGCACCAGATTGGGGATGTCAAG GGTATTCTGGAACAGGTGGAGAGCTACCAGGCTGAGGCCCGTGAAGCCTTGGCCTCACTGCCCTCCAGTCCAGGGCTACTGCAGTCCCTTTTGGAGAGGGGGCAGCAGCTTGGGGTGGAGGTGCCTGAGGCCCAGCAGCTCCAGCGGCAGGTGGAACAGGCACGATGGCTGGATGAAGTGAAGCGGACGCTGGCCCCTGCGGCCCGAAGGGGCACCCTGGCTGTTATGCGGGGACTGTTGGTTGCGGGTGCTAGCGTAGCCCCTAGCCCTGCTGTCGATAAGGCCCGGGCTGAGCTACAGGAGCTGCTGACCATTGCTGAGCGCTGGGAGGAGAAAGCCCACCTCTGCCTGGAGGCCAG GCAGAAGCATCCACCAGCCACGCTTGAGGCCATAATCCATGAGGCAGAAAACATCCCAGTTCACCTGCCTAACATCCAGGCTCTTAAGGAGGCTCTTGCTAAGGCCCGAGCCTGGATTGCTGATGTGGACGAGATCCAA AATGGTGACCACTACCCCTGCTTGGATGACTTAGAGGGCCTGGTGGCTGTGGGCCGGGACCTCCCTGTGGGATTGGAGGAGCTAAGACAGCTAGAGCTGCAGGTACTGACAGCGCACTCCTGGAGGGAGAAGGCCTCCAAGACCTTCCTCAAGAAGAATTCTTGCTACACTCTGCTAGAG GTGCTCTGCCCATGTGCGGATGCTGGCTCAGATAGCATCAAGCGCAGCCGGTGGATGGAGAAGGAGCTGGGGTTGTACAAATCTGACACAGAGCTTCTGGGACTGTCTGCGCAGGacctcagggacccaggctctgTG ATCGTGGCCTTCAAGGAGGgggaacagaaggagaaggagggcaTCTTACAGCTGCGTCGCACCAACTCCGCCAAGCCCAGTCCTCTGGCATCATCAGCCACGGCTTCTTCTGCaacctctgtctgtgtgtgtgggcAGGTGCCAGCTGGGGTGGGAGCTCTGCAGTGTGACCTGTGTCAGGACTGGTTCCATGGGCGATGTGTCTCGGTACCCCGCCTCCTCAGCTCCCCGAGGCCCAGTCCCACCTCATCTCCACTGCTGGCCTGGTGGGAGTGGGACACCAAATTCTTGTGTCCACTGTGCATGCGCTCACGGCGCCCACGCCTGGAGACCATCCTGGCACTGCTGGTAGCCCTGCAGAGACTGCCTGTGCGGCTGCCTGAGGGTGAGGCCCTGCAGTGTCTCACAGAGAGGGCCATCAGTTGGCAAGGCCGTGCCAGGCAGGCTTTGGCCTCTGAGGATGTGACTGCTCTGTTGGGACGGCTGGCTGAGCTTCGCCAGCGGCTGCAGGCTGAACCCAGACCTGAGGAACCCCCTACCTaccctccagcccctgcctctgACCCTCTCAGAGAAGGTAGTGGCAAGGATATGCCCAAG GTCCAGGGGTTGCTAGAGAATGGAGATAGTGTGACCAGTCCTGAGAAGGTAGCCCTGGGGGAAGGCTCAGGTAAGAGAG ACCTGGAGCTGCTGTCCTCGCTGTTGCCACAGTTGACTGGCCCCGCATTGGAGCTGCCTGAGGCCACCCGGGCCCCTCTGGAGGAGCTTATGTTAGAAGGGGACCTGCTTGAGGTAACCCTGGATGAGAACCACAGCATCTGGCAGTTACTGCAGGCCGGGCAGCCTCCAGACATGGAGCGGATCCGCACACTTCTGGAG CTGGAGAAGGCAGAGCGCCATGGGAGCCGGGCACGGGGCCGGGCATTGGAGAGGCGGCGACGGCGGAAGGTGGATCGGGGTGGGGAGGGCGATGACCCAGCCCGAGAGGAGCTAGAGCCAAAGAGGGTACGGAGCTCAGGGCCAGAGGCCGAagaggcccaggaggaggaggagctggaggaggagactGGGGGTGAGGGCCCCCCCCAAACCCTGCCCACTACTGGCAGCCCCAGCACCCAGGAGAATCAGAATGGCTTGGAGCCTGCGCTGGCCACTTCAGGCCCCTCAGCCCCTTTCTCTACTCTGTCTCCTCAGCTGCATGTGCCCTGCCCACAGCAGCCACCTCAGCAACAGTTGTGA
- the KDM5C gene encoding lysine-specific demethylase 5C isoform X5 yields the protein MEPGSDDFLPPPECPVFEPSWAEFRDPLGYIAKIRPIAEKSGICKIRPPADWQPPFAVEVDNFRFTPRIQRLNELEAQTRVKLNYLDQIAKFWEIQGSSLKIPNVERRILDLYSLSKQCNTRPFDNEEKDKEYKPHSIPLRQSVQPSKFNSYGRRAKRLQPDPEPTEEDIEKNPELKKLQIYGAGPKMMGLGLMAKDKTLRKKDKEGPECPPTVVVKEESGGDVKVESTSPKTFLESKEELSHSPEPCTKMTMRLRRNHSNAQFIESYVCRMCSRGDEDDKLLLCDGCDDNYHIFCLLPPLPEIPKGVWRCPKCVMAECKRPPEAFGFEQATREYTLQSFGEMADSFKADYFNMPVHMVPTELVEKEFWRLVNSIEEDVTVEYGADIHSKEFGSGFPVSDNKRHLTPEEEEYATSGWNLNVMPVLEQSVLCHINADISGMKVPWLYVGMVFSAFCWHIEDHWSYSINYLHWGEPKTWYGVPSLAAEHLEEVMKKLTPELFDSQPDLLHQLVTLMNPNTLMSHGVPVVRTNQCAGEFVITFPRAYHSGFNQGYNFAEAVNFCTADWLPAGRQCIEHYRRLRRYCVFSHEELICKMAACPEKLDLNLAAAVHKEMFIMVQEERRLRKALLEKGITEAEREAFELLPDDERQCIKCKTTCFLSALACYDCPDGLVCLSHINDLCKCSSSRQYLRYRYTLDELPAMLHKLKVRAESFDTWANKVRVALEVEDGRKRSLEELRALESEARERRFPNSELLQRLKNCLSEAEACVSRALGLVSGQEAGPHRVAGLQMTLAELRAFLDQMNNLPCAMHQIGDVKGILEQVESYQAEAREALASLPSSPGLLQSLLERGQQLGVEVPEAQQLQRQVEQARWLDEVKRTLAPAARRGTLAVMRGLLVAGASVAPSPAVDKARAELQELLTIAERWEEKAHLCLEARQKHPPATLEAIIHEAENIPVHLPNIQALKEALAKARAWIADVDEIQNGDHYPCLDDLEGLVAVGRDLPVGLEELRQLELQVLTAHSWREKASKTFLKKNSCYTLLEVLCPCADAGSDSIKRSRWMEKELGLYKSDTELLGLSAQDLRDPGSVIVAFKEGEQKEKEGILQLRRTNSAKPSPLASSATASSATSVCVCGQVPAGVGALQCDLCQDWFHGRCVSVPRLLSSPRPSPTSSPLLAWWEWDTKFLCPLCMRSRRPRLETILALLVALQRLPVRLPEGEALQCLTERAISWQGRARQALASEDVTALLGRLAELRQRLQAEPRPEEPPTYPPAPASDPLREGSGKDMPKVQGLLENGDSVTSPEKVALGEGSGKRDLELLSSLLPQLTGPALELPEATRAPLEELMLEGDLLEVTLDENHSIWQLLQAGQPPDMERIRTLLELEKAERHGSRARGRALERRRRRKVDRGGEGDDPAREELEPKRVRSSGPEAEEAQEEEELEEETGGEGPPQTLPTTGSPSTQENQNGLEPALATSGPSAPFSTLSPQLHVPCPQQPPQQQL from the exons GCCGGAGTGCCCGGTGTTCGAGCCTAGCTGGGCCGAGTTCCGAGACCCTTTAGGCTACATCGCGAAAATAAGGCCCATCGCCGAGAAGTCGGGCATTTGCAAGATCCGCCCACCCGCG gactgGCAGCCACCCTTTGCTGTAGAAGTGGACAACTTCAGGTTTACACCCCGAATCCAGAGGCTGAATGAACTAGAG GCCCAAACAAGAGTGAAGCTGAACTACTTGGACCAGATTGCCAAATTCTGGGAAATCCAGGGCTCCTCCTTAAAGATTCCCAATGTAGAACGGCGGATCTTGGACCTCTACAGCCTCAGCAAA cagtgcaacacACGTCCATTTGATAATGAGGAAAAGGACAAGGAGTACAAACCCCACAGTATCCCCCTTCGACAGTCCGTGCAGCCTTCCAAGTTCAATAGCTATGGCCGGCGGGCCAAGAGGCTGCAGCCTGAT CCGGAACCCACGGAGGAAGACATTGAAAAGAATCCAGAGCTGAAGAAGCTGCAGATCTATGGGGCAGGCCCCAAGATGATGGGCCTGGGCCTCATGGCCAAGGATAAGACATTGCGGAAGAAAG ATAAGGAAGGGCCTGAGTGTCCCCCCACCGTAGTGGTGAAGGAGGAGTCAGGCGGGGATGTGAAGGTGGAGTCAACCTCACCTAAGACCTTCCTGGAGAGCAAGGAGGAGCTGAGTCACAGCCCAGAGCCGTGCACCAAGATGACCATGAGACTACGGAGGAACCACAGCAATGCCCAGTTT ATCGAGTCATACGTGTGCCGGATGTGTTCCCGAGGAGATGAGGATGACAAGCTTCTGCTGTGTGATGGCTGTGATGACAACTACCACATCTTCTGCCTGCTGCCTCCTCTGCCTGAGATTCCCAAGGGTGTCTGGCGGTGCCCAAAGTGTGTCATGGCG GAGTGTAAGCGCCCCCCTGAAGCCTTTGGCTTTGAGCAGGCTACCCGGGAATACACTCTGCAGAGCTTTGGCGAGATGGCTGACTCCTTTAAAGCCGATTACTTCAACATGCCTGTGCAC ATGGTGCCTACAGAACTCGTGGAGAAGGAGTTCTGGCGGCTGGTGAACAGCATTGAAGAAGATGTGACCGTCGAGTATGGGGCTGACATCCATTCCAAAGAATTTGGCAGCGGTTTCCCCGTCAGTGATAATAAGCGGCACCTAACTCCAGAGGAGGAG GAGTATGCTACCAGTGGTTGGAACCTGAATGTGATGCCAGTGTTGGAGCAGTCTGTACTGTGCCACATCAATGCGGATATTTCTGGCATGAAGGTGCCCTGGCTGTATGTGGGCATGGTCTTTTCAGCCTTTTGCTGGCATATTGAGGATCACTGGAGTTACTCCATTAACTACCTCCATTG GGGTGAGCCGAAGACCTGGTATGGGGTACCCTCACTTGCAGCAGAACATTTGGAAGAGGTGATGAAGAAGCTGACACCTGAGCTCTTTGATAGCCAGCCTGACCTCCTGCACCAACTTGTCACCCTCATGAATCCCAACACCCTCATGTCCCATGGTGTGCCG GTTGTCCGCACAAACCAGTGTGCAGGAGAATTCGTCATTACCTTCCCTCGTGCTTACCACAGCGGCTTCAACCAAGGTTACAACTTTGCAGAGGCTGTCAACTTTTGCACTGCTGACTGG TTGCCAGCTGGTCGCCAGTGCATTGAGCACTACCGCCGACTCCGAAGATACTGTGTCTTCTCCCACGAGGAGCTCATCTGTAAGATGGCCGCCTGCCCAGAGAAGCTGGACCTGAACCTGGCAGCAGCTGTGCATAAGGAGATGTTCATCATGGTGCAAGAGGAGCGGCGTCTACGAAAGGCTCTGCTTGAGAAG GGCATCACGGAAGCTGAGCGAGAGGCTTTCGAGCTGCTCCCAGATGATGAGCGCCAGTGCATCAAGTGCAAGACCACGTGCTTCCTGTCAGCCCTGGCCTGCTATGACTGCCCAGACGGCCTTGTCTGCCTTTCCCACATCAATGACCTCTGCAAGTGCTCCAGTAGCCGGCAGTACCTGcg GTATCGATACACCTTGGATGAGCTCCCTGCCATGCTGCATAAGCTGAAGGTTCGAGCCGAGTCCTTTGACACCTGGGCCAATAAAGTTCGAGTGGCCCTGGAGGTGGAGGATGGGCGGAAGCGCA GCCTTGAAGAGCTGAGGGCACTAGAGTCTGAGGCCCGTGAGCGGCGGTTTCCTAACAGCGAGCTGTTGCAACGACTAAAGAACTGCCTGAGCGAGGCGGAGGCTTGTGTGTCCCGGGCTCTGGGACTAGTCAGCGGCCAGGAGGCTGG CCCCCATAGGGTGGCTGGTCTACAGATGACCCTGGCTGAGCTCCGGGCCTTTCTGGACCAGATGAACAACCTGCCTTGTGCCATGCACCAGATTGGGGATGTCAAG GGTATTCTGGAACAGGTGGAGAGCTACCAGGCTGAGGCCCGTGAAGCCTTGGCCTCACTGCCCTCCAGTCCAGGGCTACTGCAGTCCCTTTTGGAGAGGGGGCAGCAGCTTGGGGTGGAGGTGCCTGAGGCCCAGCAGCTCCAGCGGCAGGTGGAACAGGCACGATGGCTGGATGAAGTGAAGCGGACGCTGGCCCCTGCGGCCCGAAGGGGCACCCTGGCTGTTATGCGGGGACTGTTGGTTGCGGGTGCTAGCGTAGCCCCTAGCCCTGCTGTCGATAAGGCCCGGGCTGAGCTACAGGAGCTGCTGACCATTGCTGAGCGCTGGGAGGAGAAAGCCCACCTCTGCCTGGAGGCCAG GCAGAAGCATCCACCAGCCACGCTTGAGGCCATAATCCATGAGGCAGAAAACATCCCAGTTCACCTGCCTAACATCCAGGCTCTTAAGGAGGCTCTTGCTAAGGCCCGAGCCTGGATTGCTGATGTGGACGAGATCCAA AATGGTGACCACTACCCCTGCTTGGATGACTTAGAGGGCCTGGTGGCTGTGGGCCGGGACCTCCCTGTGGGATTGGAGGAGCTAAGACAGCTAGAGCTGCAGGTACTGACAGCGCACTCCTGGAGGGAGAAGGCCTCCAAGACCTTCCTCAAGAAGAATTCTTGCTACACTCTGCTAGAG GTGCTCTGCCCATGTGCGGATGCTGGCTCAGATAGCATCAAGCGCAGCCGGTGGATGGAGAAGGAGCTGGGGTTGTACAAATCTGACACAGAGCTTCTGGGACTGTCTGCGCAGGacctcagggacccaggctctgTG ATCGTGGCCTTCAAGGAGGgggaacagaaggagaaggagggcaTCTTACAGCTGCGTCGCACCAACTCCGCCAAGCCCAGTCCTCTGGCATCATCAGCCACGGCTTCTTCTGCaacctctgtctgtgtgtgtgggcAGGTGCCAGCTGGGGTGGGAGCTCTGCAGTGTGACCTGTGTCAGGACTGGTTCCATGGGCGATGTGTCTCGGTACCCCGCCTCCTCAGCTCCCCGAGGCCCAGTCCCACCTCATCTCCACTGCTGGCCTGGTGGGAGTGGGACACCAAATTCTTGTGTCCACTGTGCATGCGCTCACGGCGCCCACGCCTGGAGACCATCCTGGCACTGCTGGTAGCCCTGCAGAGACTGCCTGTGCGGCTGCCTGAGGGTGAGGCCCTGCAGTGTCTCACAGAGAGGGCCATCAGTTGGCAAGGCCGTGCCAGGCAGGCTTTGGCCTCTGAGGATGTGACTGCTCTGTTGGGACGGCTGGCTGAGCTTCGCCAGCGGCTGCAGGCTGAACCCAGACCTGAGGAACCCCCTACCTaccctccagcccctgcctctgACCCTCTCAGAGAAGGTAGTGGCAAGGATATGCCCAAG GTCCAGGGGTTGCTAGAGAATGGAGATAGTGTGACCAGTCCTGAGAAGGTAGCCCTGGGGGAAGGCTCAGGTAAGAGAG ACCTGGAGCTGCTGTCCTCGCTGTTGCCACAGTTGACTGGCCCCGCATTGGAGCTGCCTGAGGCCACCCGGGCCCCTCTGGAGGAGCTTATGTTAGAAGGGGACCTGCTTGAGGTAACCCTGGATGAGAACCACAGCATCTGGCAGTTACTGCAGGCCGGGCAGCCTCCAGACATGGAGCGGATCCGCACACTTCTGGAG CTGGAGAAGGCAGAGCGCCATGGGAGCCGGGCACGGGGCCGGGCATTGGAGAGGCGGCGACGGCGGAAGGTGGATCGGGGTGGGGAGGGCGATGACCCAGCCCGAGAGGAGCTAGAGCCAAAGAGGGTACGGAGCTCAGGGCCAGAGGCCGAagaggcccaggaggaggaggagctggaggaggagactGGGGGTGAGGGCCCCCCCCAAACCCTGCCCACTACTGGCAGCCCCAGCACCCAGGAGAATCAGAATGGCTTGGAGCCTGCGCTGGCCACTTCAGGCCCCTCAGCCCCTTTCTCTACTCTGTCTCCTCAGCTGCATGTGCCCTGCCCACAGCAGCCACCTCAGCAACAGTTGTGA